From a region of the Corvus cornix cornix isolate S_Up_H32 chromosome 2, ASM73873v5, whole genome shotgun sequence genome:
- the STX17 gene encoding syntaxin-17 isoform X1, whose translation MVCCSWGSFCAGPAAGLDDPCGSLPGVFTLVKVYWATVDLKAAFRMSEDEEKVKLRRIEPAIQKFIKVAIPTDLERLRKHQINIEKYQRCRLWDRLHEEHINAGRTVQQLRANMREMEKLCLRVRQEDIPVLQRMINPIKEEASTAIKDFLELHSESAEELKRQLKGQEDASLTRSATLGQETLYNSEVKDGSQSLIQIYSRLPEIPQEENAAESWESLEGDLIELSQLVTEFSLLVCSQQEKIDRIEDHVNCAAVNVEEGTKNLGKAAKYKLAALPVAGAVIGGVVGGPIGLLAGFKVAGIAAALGGGILGFTGGKLIQRKKQKMIEQVSSSCPELSHQSAKKSS comes from the exons atGGTGTGCTGCTCTTGGGGATcgttctgtgcagggccagcagctggactcgatgacccttgtgggtcccttccag gGGTTTTTACCTTGGTGAAGGTATATTGGGCAACTGTTGACTTGAAAGCTGCTTTTAGGATGtctgaagatgaagaaaaagttaaaCTCCGCCGAATTGAACCTGCAATTCAGAAATTCATTAAAGTGGCAATTCCAACAGATTTGGAAAGGTTaagaaaacaccaaataaaTATTGAGAAG TATCAGAGATGCAGGCTCTGGGACAGATTGCACGAAGAGCACATCAATGCAGGCCGAACAGTTCAG CAACTCCGTGCCAATatgagagagatggagaaactCTGTTTGCGAGTCCGGCAGGAAGACATCCCAGTTCTGCAGAGAATGATAAATCCCATTAAAGAGGAAGCTTCAACTGCCATTAAGGACTTCCTGGAGCTGCATTCTGAATCTGCAGAAGAACTTAAAAGGCAACTCAAAGGACAGGAGGATGCCTCTTTAACCAGATCTGCAACTCTAGGACAAG AAACTTTATATAACTCGGAAGTGAAGGATGGCTCCCAAAGTTTAATCCAGATCTACTCCCGCCTTCCGGAAATAcctcaggaagaaaatgcagcCGAGTCCTGGGAAAGTTTAGAAGGG gACTTGATTGAGCTCAGCCAGTTGGTGACTGAGTTTTCTCTCTTAGTCTGT TCCCAGCAGGAGAAGATTGACAGGATTGAAGACCATGTCAACTGTGCTGCTGTGAATGTTGAAGAGGGAACCAAAAACTTGGGAAAG gcTGCAAAATAcaagctggcagctctgcctgtggcaggTGCAGTCATTGGTGGAGTGGTGGGGGGTCCTATTGGTCTCCTTGCAGGCTTCAAAGTAGCAGGAATTGCAGCTGCACTTGGTGGTGGGATTTTGGGCTTCACAGGTGGAAAAttgatacaaagaaaaaaacaaaaaatgattGAGCAGGTCTCTTCCAGCTGTCCAGAGCTTTCTCACCAAAGTGCCAAAAAATCCAGCTGA
- the STX17 gene encoding syntaxin-17 isoform X2, with protein MSEDEEKVKLRRIEPAIQKFIKVAIPTDLERLRKHQINIEKYQRCRLWDRLHEEHINAGRTVQQLRANMREMEKLCLRVRQEDIPVLQRMINPIKEEASTAIKDFLELHSESAEELKRQLKGQEDASLTRSATLGQETLYNSEVKDGSQSLIQIYSRLPEIPQEENAAESWESLEGDLIELSQLVTEFSLLVCSQQEKIDRIEDHVNCAAVNVEEGTKNLGKAAKYKLAALPVAGAVIGGVVGGPIGLLAGFKVAGIAAALGGGILGFTGGKLIQRKKQKMIEQVSSSCPELSHQSAKKSS; from the exons ATGtctgaagatgaagaaaaagttaaaCTCCGCCGAATTGAACCTGCAATTCAGAAATTCATTAAAGTGGCAATTCCAACAGATTTGGAAAGGTTaagaaaacaccaaataaaTATTGAGAAG TATCAGAGATGCAGGCTCTGGGACAGATTGCACGAAGAGCACATCAATGCAGGCCGAACAGTTCAG CAACTCCGTGCCAATatgagagagatggagaaactCTGTTTGCGAGTCCGGCAGGAAGACATCCCAGTTCTGCAGAGAATGATAAATCCCATTAAAGAGGAAGCTTCAACTGCCATTAAGGACTTCCTGGAGCTGCATTCTGAATCTGCAGAAGAACTTAAAAGGCAACTCAAAGGACAGGAGGATGCCTCTTTAACCAGATCTGCAACTCTAGGACAAG AAACTTTATATAACTCGGAAGTGAAGGATGGCTCCCAAAGTTTAATCCAGATCTACTCCCGCCTTCCGGAAATAcctcaggaagaaaatgcagcCGAGTCCTGGGAAAGTTTAGAAGGG gACTTGATTGAGCTCAGCCAGTTGGTGACTGAGTTTTCTCTCTTAGTCTGT TCCCAGCAGGAGAAGATTGACAGGATTGAAGACCATGTCAACTGTGCTGCTGTGAATGTTGAAGAGGGAACCAAAAACTTGGGAAAG gcTGCAAAATAcaagctggcagctctgcctgtggcaggTGCAGTCATTGGTGGAGTGGTGGGGGGTCCTATTGGTCTCCTTGCAGGCTTCAAAGTAGCAGGAATTGCAGCTGCACTTGGTGGTGGGATTTTGGGCTTCACAGGTGGAAAAttgatacaaagaaaaaaacaaaaaatgattGAGCAGGTCTCTTCCAGCTGTCCAGAGCTTTCTCACCAAAGTGCCAAAAAATCCAGCTGA